Proteins from a genomic interval of Microbacterium imperiale:
- the folP gene encoding dihydropteroate synthase, with translation MTAIMGILNVTPDSFSDGGRYVDVDVAVGHGIELRAAGADIIDVGGESTRPGAERVEAEVERTRVLPVIEALAARGFVVSVDTMNAATAAAAVAAGARIVNDVSGGLADDDMFAAVAPTDADIVIGHWRGHSADMYATARYDDVVAEVVAELQDRIAAAATAGIAPSRIVLDPGIGFGKRGEQNWTVLRHLDRVVGLGKRVLVGTSRKGFLADALEGDPERARRDAATAVTSVLAAEAGAWGVRVHDVAATRDALAVRRAWREGV, from the coding sequence GTGACGGCGATCATGGGGATCCTCAACGTCACGCCCGACTCGTTCAGCGACGGCGGACGCTACGTCGACGTGGATGTCGCCGTCGGGCACGGCATCGAGCTGCGCGCGGCGGGCGCCGACATCATCGACGTCGGCGGCGAGTCGACCCGGCCGGGTGCCGAGCGCGTCGAGGCCGAGGTCGAGCGCACGCGCGTCCTGCCCGTGATCGAGGCCCTGGCCGCGCGCGGCTTCGTGGTGAGTGTCGACACGATGAACGCCGCGACCGCCGCGGCCGCCGTCGCCGCGGGCGCGCGCATCGTCAACGACGTCTCGGGCGGCCTGGCCGACGACGACATGTTCGCGGCGGTCGCGCCGACCGACGCCGACATCGTCATCGGGCACTGGCGCGGACACTCCGCCGACATGTACGCCACCGCGCGGTACGACGACGTCGTCGCCGAGGTCGTCGCAGAGCTGCAGGATCGCATCGCCGCCGCGGCGACCGCTGGCATCGCCCCCTCGCGCATCGTGCTCGATCCCGGCATCGGGTTCGGCAAGCGCGGCGAGCAGAACTGGACCGTGCTGCGTCACCTCGACCGGGTCGTCGGGCTGGGCAAGCGCGTGCTCGTCGGCACCAGCCGCAAGGGCTTCCTCGCCGATGCGCTCGAGGGCGACCCGGAACGGGCCCGACGGGATGCCGCGACGGCGGTCACCAGCGTGCTGGCGGCCGAGGCCGGGGCGTGGGGCGTGCGCGTGCACGACGTCGCCGCGACGCGTGACGCGCTCGCCGTGCGACGGGCGTGGCGGGAGGGCGTATGA
- the folB gene encoding dihydroneopterin aldolase codes for MSDRITVTGIRSIGYHGVYEHERREGQEFVADVELELSLADAAASDDVADTVHYGELSERVAAILAGEPADLLETVADRIVRAALAFERVDAVTVTVHKPQAPIPVPFGDVSVTLTRRREHR; via the coding sequence ATGAGCGATCGGATCACGGTCACCGGCATCCGGTCGATCGGCTATCACGGGGTCTACGAGCACGAGCGGCGCGAAGGGCAGGAGTTCGTCGCGGACGTCGAGCTCGAGCTGTCGCTGGCCGACGCGGCCGCGAGCGACGACGTCGCCGACACCGTCCACTACGGCGAGCTGTCCGAGCGCGTCGCGGCGATCCTGGCGGGGGAGCCGGCCGACCTGCTCGAGACCGTCGCCGACCGCATCGTGCGGGCCGCCCTGGCGTTCGAGCGCGTCGATGCCGTCACCGTCACGGTGCACAAGCCCCAGGCGCCGATCCCGGTGCCGTTCGGCGATGTCAGCGTCACCCTCACCCGTCGACGGGAGCACCGATGA